GTTCTGCTTTACGTCAAAAAAGATTCGCCACAGGATGCTTTTTTCCATGTAACCCTAATTCCCCAAACCCACGTCGTTTCTCCTGTCAAGAGCACTCAAATTTTATACTTTCTGATATATTAAAAAAAGCGCAGCTTCTGCTGCGCCTGATATTATTCTAAGCGTAAAGAATCAGAGCCAGTACTTCAACGTCTTCCGTTCCTTCATTTTCAATACCATGGCTTTGCATATTATCGGTGAAAGCCATGTCGCCAGGTTTGAGGATTGTCCTTTCGCCATTATCATAATAGGTGGCCTCGCCCTTTAATACGTAATAGGCTTCGACATCACCTTTATGCTGGTGTGAACCGATTGAGCAGCCAGGTTTAATGGTATTGATGGAAAACAAGCGACCTTTACCTTGAAACTCGCCGCCTTCCATGAGATGCATAAGCTTAACTTCGCCTTTGCCGCCTAACATATTAGGTCTAATTTCTTCATTAAACGTTCCCGCTCTTTTAATCATTTATATACCCCCTTTTCTGACTAGTTTGTTAATTCTACACAATTGATTTTATTCCTGCGTATTGTAACAATATTCCAAATCAAAAACAGGGTGCTGAAATAGCACCCTGCTCAAATTCTACAACCTGCGTTTTATACATTGAATCTAAAGTATGTCACGTCACCATCTTGCATGACGTATTCCTTGCCTTCCAACCGAACAAGGCCTTTTTCCCGGGCTGCGCTCTGGCTGCCCGCCGCCATCAAATCATTGAAGGAAACAATTTCGGCGCGTATAAAGCCGCGTTCAATATCACTATGGATTTTTCCGGCTGCCTGCGGCGCTTTCGTGCCTCTGACAATAGTCCAAGCCCGCACTTCCTGTTCGCCAGCGGTAAAATAGTTGATTAAGCCGAGCAGCTTATAGCTGGCTTTAATCAGCTTGTCCAGTCCGGACTCCTCAACACCAAGTTCAGCCAAAAATTCTTTGGCTTCATCGTCATCAAGTTCAGCAATCTCCGACTCAACTTTAGCTGAAACAGCAACTACTTCGGCGCCTTCCTGCGCAGCGTATTCCTTTACTTGTTG
The genomic region above belongs to Veillonellaceae bacterium and contains:
- a CDS encoding cupin domain-containing protein → MIKRAGTFNEEIRPNMLGGKGEVKLMHLMEGGEFQGKGRLFSINTIKPGCSIGSHQHKGDVEAYYVLKGEATYYDNGERTILKPGDMAFTDNMQSHGIENEGTEDVEVLALILYA